One genomic region from Daphnia magna isolate NIES linkage group LG10, ASM2063170v1.1, whole genome shotgun sequence encodes:
- the LOC116932396 gene encoding HSPB1-associated protein 1-like, producing the protein MASNSPDPSKIRRLISHVRKPLVFRGLIESWPMLKFSQNDWDNLFRQMVLECRVGSRNSRGDQPQWEGESDNIKCTYSEFIKWSENSGDVCNPEMSSLETDKHFLYYGYKYMKDIFDSEVLRMTEWKAFGYPEKNGAESTFWMGTAGAHTPCHYDTYGCNLVAQLSGRKRWILFPPEDTDFLKPTRVPYEESSVYSRINFEKWIGTIPNISGTHPHVVDLVPGDVLFVPRHWWHHVRNEELSISINTWLELSNDDQEARLHESLVKFLVAHTCRNLQPNVVSELLNPNEEDMTYADLDEIQNFVHYSFKALKDNEADGRNVPEDVDALPDEPWILPVVCNESFEPKVKKARSADAHSKIVVLDVVRAFCHPRVIETVSQILKNEFKT; encoded by the exons ATGGCGTCAAATAGCCCTGATCCTTCAAAAATTCGGCGGTTAATCAGCCACGTTCGAAAGCCTCTAGTCTTCCGTGGATTAATAGAATCGTGGCCTATGCTAAAGTTTTCTCAAAATGACTGGGATAATTTGTTTCGTCAAATGGTGTTAGAATGCCGAGTTGGTAGCAGAAACTCCCGAGGTGATCAACCTCAATGGGAAGGTGAATCTGACAATATCAAGTGCACGTACTCCGAGTTCATCAAGTGGTCCGAGAATTCTGGTGATGTGTGTAACCCGGAAATGAGTAGTTTAGAAACGGACAAACATTTCCTCTATTATGGTTACAAATATATGAAGGACATTTTCGATTCGGAAGTCCTGCGAATGACGGAATGGAAAGCGTTCGGCTATCCCGAAAAAAATGGAGCTGAATCAACGTTCTGGATGGGTACAGCTGGTGCCCACACTCCGTGCCATTATGATACCTATGGATGTAATCTAGTGGCCCAGTTATCTGGCAGGAAGCGCTGGATTCTTTTTCCTCCGGAAGATACTGATTTTCTCAAGCCAACACGCGTACCATACGAAGAATCGAGTGTTTACAGCAGGATTAACTTTGAAAAATGGATTGGAACCATACCCAATATCAGTGGCACTCATCCCCACGTGGTAGACTTGGTTCCTGGTGATGTTCTCTTCGTTCCGAGGCATTGGTGGCATCATGTACGCAACGAAGAGTTGTCAATTAGCATCAACACCTGGCTGGAACTCTCCAACGATGATCAAGAAGCCCGTCTGCATGAATCGCTGGTCAAGTTCTTAGTGGCGCACACCTGTCGTAATCTACAACCGAATGTGGTTTCCGAATTGCTTAATCCAAACGAA GAAGACATGACGTATGCAGATCTGGATGAAATTCAAAACTTCGTTCACTATTCTTTCAAAGCATTGAAGGATAACGAAGCTGATGGCAGAAATGTACCAGAAGATGTCGATGCTTTGCCAGATGAGCCGTGGATTCTTCCAGTTGTTTGTAACGAATCGTTCGAGCCTAAAGTAAAAAAGGCTCGCTCCGCTGACGCCCACTCAAAAATTGTAGTTCTCGATGTTGTAAGAGCCTTCTGTCATCCGCGTGTTATTGAAACTGTATCGCAGATTctcaaaaatgaatttaaaacttag
- the LOC123466564 gene encoding uncharacterized protein LOC123466564, with translation MFYQRVFEHQRLLGLKLVPKLKLAHIWPSTWQRMTVSLATQLYSKHMAMALKFLREDKKTAHLFNGSEATEKLSKLINDTFDIMNGRHKGESINGNNWNNLVEMEGKVTKGKKSVLEDMLKIIELTEECHRNPGKRPIMAAFASDTTLDGWRLSIRSTIDLTEELLNPKNPLEKYDFVLTAKWNQDALEMTFWAHTFSRYTSNGCKFSTYYQDDVIVHTREDTIAERKCRK, from the exons ATGTTCTATCAGAGAGTATTTGAGCATCAAAGGTTGCTTGGTTTGAAATTGGTTCCCAAGTTAAAACTTGCTCACATTTGGCCATCAACCTGGCAGAGAATGACGGTAAGCTTGGCCACACAGCTGTACTCCAAACATATGGCCatggctttaaaatttttaagagaagacaaaaaaacagcgCATTTATTCAATG GATCGGAAGCTACAGAAAAGCTTTCAAAGCTTATTAATGACACATTTGACATTATGAATGGACGACACAAGGGTGAGTCAATTAATGGGAACAACTGGAATAATTTAGTCGAAATGgagggaaaggtaacaaaggggaaaaaatctgTACTCGAAGACATGCTAAAAATAATAGAGTTAACTGAGGAGTGCCATCGCAATCCTGGAAAACGTCCAATAATGGCCGCATTTGCGTCAGATACGACTCTAGATGGCTGGCGCTTGTCTATCCGTAGCACCATTGACTTGACAGAAGAGTTATTGAatccaaaaaaccctttagaGAAATACGATTTCGTACTGACAGCAAAATGGAACCAAGACGCCTTAGAG ATGACTTTTTGGGCGCATACGTTCAGTCGATACACATCCAACGGCTGCAAGTTTTCTACATATTATCAGGATGATGTCATTGTACACACCCGCGAAGATACTATTGCGGAACGCAAATGTAGAAAATGA
- the LOC116935028 gene encoding uncharacterized protein LOC116935028 — protein MESHSSSNLAIPFYVPNLIGYARLVLIIAAHHIKDESPETAVLLYSIFAACDGIDGYAARKLNQCSSFGAWLDVIIDNIGRTLIWSNFKWGLVVANLEWITYVCNHCHGAGWREQLWKDSFANAPVYVSKVMAKGFKTPYGILAVGGLHVLPIWMFGWDRNVFKSHLSFLPSWIPISGFIILLSGRILCALVELWCVKVHLKCLLMTTSETKNQTK, from the exons ATGGAATCGCATTCCAGTTCCAATCTTGCCATTCCATTTTACGTACCTAATCTGATCG GTTACGCAAGACTTGTACTCATCATTGCAGCACATCACATAAAAGATGAATCCCCAGAGACAGCTGTGCTACTCTATTCTATTTTTGCTGCATGTGATGGAATTGATGGTTATGCAGCAAGAAAATTAAATCAGTGTTCTTCATTTGGGGCATGG CTTGATGTAATCATTGATAATATTGGAAGAACTTTGATTTGGTCAAACTTTAAG TGGGGGTTGGTTGTCGCCAACCTGGAATGGATCACCTATGTGTGCAACCACTGTCATGGAGCTGGGTGGCGAGAACAACTGTGGAAAGATTCATTTGCAAATGCTCCAGTCTATGTGAGCAAAGTTATGGCAAAAG GTTTCAAAACACCTTATGGGATCCTTGCGGTTGGAGGTCTGCATGTACTACCTATTTGGATGTTTGGATGGGATCGCAATGTTTTTAAATCACATCTCTCATTCTTGCCTTCTTGGATTCCAATTTCAG GATTCATAATTTTACTGTCTGGGAGGATTCTTTGTGCTTTGGTGGAGTTATGGTGTGTTAAAGTCCACTTAAAATGCCTTCTAATGACAACatcagaaacaaaaaaccaaaccaaatGA
- the LOC116932491 gene encoding DNA replication complex GINS protein PSF2-like has translation MNPAQVEFLAENQTIQITPNFSHDRLYLICGEVGPFRPGIPVQVPLWMAINLKQRQKCRITAPEWMTVETLVKIKEDEGQSKTFTPMPDEHYMVTTQLILGAAPHDIANTDEIRILVKDIWDMRIAKLRSSVDAFLKIGGSLAKVDHLTPMEINTVRPFLPHALDQLFRLRQVWRKTLPTIRPNKFIQQACE, from the exons ATGAATCCGGCTCAAGTGGAGTTTTTGGCCGAGAATCAAACCATTCAAATAACGCCCAACTTTAGCCACGATCGGCTTTATTTGATCTGCGGAGAAGTGGGCCCATTTCGACCAGGAATCCCTGTTCAAGTTCCATTGTGGATGGCCATTAATTTGAAACAACGTCAAAAATGCCGAATAACTGCTCCTGAATGGATGACAGTTGAAACACTTGTGAAGATCAAGGAAGATGAGGGACAGTCTAAGACATTTACCCCCATGCCTGATGAACATTACATGGTAACCACACAACTTATCTTGGGGGCTGCTCCTCATGACATAGCAAACACAGATGAGATCCGCATATTAGTGAAG GACATTTGGGATATGAGAATTGCTAAGCTAAGGTCTTCTGTTGATGCTTTCCTGAAGATTGGTGGCTCTCTTGCTAAAGTTGACCATCTCACTCCGATGGAAATTAATACAGTTCGTCCATTTCTACCCCATGCTTTGGACCAATTATTCAGGCTAAGACAGGTATG GAGAAAAACTCTACCTACAATCAGACCCAATAAATTTATTCAACAAGCATGTGAGTAA
- the LOC116934916 gene encoding eukaryotic translation initiation factor 6-like: SSVAGCRIIGRLTVANRHGILVPNSTTDQELQHIRNSLPDSVKIQRVEERLSALGNVIACNDYVALVHSDLDKETEEVLADTLNVEVFRHTIAGSVLTGSYCAFSNQGGIVHPKTTVADQDELSSLLQVPLVAGTVNRGSDVIGAGLVVNDWSAFCGFDTTATEISVIENVFHLNEANQPSVITTDMRESLIETLT, encoded by the exons TCATCAGTTGCCGGGTGCAGAATAATTGGACGATTGACAGTTG CCAACAGACATGGTATACTAGTGCCAAACAGCACAACAGACCAGGAATTGCAACACATTCGAAATTCTTTACCAGATTCTGTCAAGATCCAGCGTGTTGAAGAACGCCTCTCAGCTTTAGGAAAT GTTATTGCATGCAATGACTATGTTGCATTAGTTCATTCTGATTTGGACAAAGAAACTGAAGAAGTGCTTGCAGACACATTGAATGTGGAAGTTTTCCGTCATACAATTGCAGGCTCTGTCCTTACAGGTTCGTATTGCGCCTTCTCTAACCAGGGAGGTATTGTCCATCCAAAAACTACTGTTGCAGACCAAGATGAGCTCAGTTCTCTTCTGCAGGTGCCTCTAGTG GCAGGAACAGTTAACAGAGGTAGCGATGTAATCGGTGCAGGCTTAGTAGTGAATGATTGGTCAGCTTTTTGCGGATTCGACACGACAGCTACCGAGATTTCTGTCATCGAAAACGTGTTCCATTTGAATGAAGCCAATCAACCGAGTGTCATTACTACAGATATGAGGGAATCACTAATCGAGAC GCTGACGTAG